One stretch of Mangifera indica cultivar Alphonso chromosome 9, CATAS_Mindica_2.1, whole genome shotgun sequence DNA includes these proteins:
- the LOC123226105 gene encoding valine--tRNA ligase, chloroplastic/mitochondrial 2 isoform X3, translated as MTLSVSTPSLLSSSRLNPLIFSRRRRSIRLPQWHFNAIKPRFFGVAAAENAGLPKSFDFTSEERIYNWWESQGYFKPNCEWGSDPFVISMPPPNVTGSLHMGHAMFVTLEDIMVRYHRMKGRPTLWLPGTDHAGIATQLVVERMLASEGIKRMEMSRDEFTKRVWEWKEKYGGTITNQIKRLGASCDWSRERFTLDDQLSRAVIEAFIRLHEKGLIYQGSYMVNWSPSLQTAVSDLEVEYSEEPGFLYHIKYRVAGSNDFLTVATTRPETLFGDVAIAVNPKDDRYAKYIGMMAIVPMTYGRHVPILSAKSVDKEFGTGVLKISPGHDHNDYFLARKLGLPILNVMNRDGTLNDVAGLFSGLDRFEARKKLWSDLEETGLAVKKEPYTLRVPRSQRGGEIIEPLVSKQWFVTMQPLAEKALRAVEKGELTIMPERFEKIYNHWLSNIKDWCISRQLWWGHRIPVWYIVGKDCEEEYIVARNADEALEKARENYGKNVEIYQDPDVLDTWFSSALWPFSTLGWPDVSAEDFRKFYPTTMLETGHDILFFWVARMVMMGIEFTGTVPFSYVYLHGLIRDSQGRKMSKTLGNVIDPLDTIKEFGTDALRFTLALGTAGQDLNLSTERLTSNKAFTNKLWNAGKFVLQNLPSQSDTSAWETILSYKFDNEVSLHGAPLPESWVVSKLHMLVDTVTASYDKFFFGEVGREIYDFFWSDYADWYIEASKARLYHSGHDSEALLAQAVLLYVFENILKLLHPFMPFVTEELWQALPSRKEALIVSSWPQNSLPRILNSIKRFENLQALTRAIRNARAEYSVEPAKRISASIVANEDVIQYISKEKEVLALLCRLDLQNLHFAESPPEDANQSVHLVASEGLEAYLPLADMVDISAEVQRLSRRLSKMQSEYEGLVARLSSSKFIEKAPEDVVRGVQEKAAEAEEKINLTKNRLEFLQSTVLVTK; from the exons ATGACTCTATCTGTCTCTACTCCTTCTCTCTTATCTTCTTCCAGACTCAATCCTCTCATCTTCTCTAGACGCCGCCGTTCCATCAGGCTCCCTCAGTGGCATTTCAATGCTATCAAACCAAGGTTCTTTGGAG TTGCTGCAGCGGAGAATGCTGGGCTGCCAAAGTCATTTGACTTTACTTCAGAGGAAAGAATATACAATTG GTGGGAGTCTCAAGGGTATTTTAAGCCAAACTGTGAATGGGGAAGTGATCCTTTTGTGATATCAATGCCACCTCCTAATGTAACTGGCTCTTTGCACATGGGCCATGCAATGTTTGTGACTCTTGAG GATATTATGGTTAGATACCATCGAATGAAAGGTAGACCAACACTTTGGCTTCCAGGGACTGATCATGCAGGAATTGCAACTCAG TTGGTTGTGGAAAGAATGTTGGCATCTGAAGGAATAAAAAGAATGGAGATGAGTAGAGATGAATTCACCAAACGGGTTTGGGAGTGGAAAGAGAA GTATGGTGGAACCATTACCAATCAGATTAAGAGACTTGGTGCTTCTTGTGATTGGAGCAGAGAAAGGTTCACACTTGATGACCAGCTAAGTC GGGCTGTTATTGAGGCATTTATCAGGCTTCATGAGAAAGGATTAATCTATCAAG GGTCTTACATGGTTAACTGGTCTCCTAGTCTACAGACTGCAGTTTCAGATTTG GAAGTTGAGTATTCTGAAGAGCCTGGTTTCctgtatcatattaaatatcGTGTTGCCGGAAG TAATGATTTCTTGACTGTAGCAACAACACGCCCAGAGACTTTGTTTGGGGATGTAGCTATTGCAGTAAACCCAAAG GATGATCGTTACGCCAAGTATATAGGTATGATGGCAATTGTACCTATGACATATGGTCGTCATGTCCCTATTCTATCTGCCAAG TCTGTTGATAAAGAATTTGGGACTGGTGTGTTGAAGATAAGTCCTGGGCATGATCATAATGACTACTTTCTTGCAAGAAAACTTGGTCTCCCAATCCTGAATGTGATGAACAGGGATGGGACGCTTAATGATGTTGCTGGACTGTTCAG TGGCCTGGATCGGTTTGAGGCAAGAAAGAAACTGTGGTCAGATCTTGAGGAGACAGGCTTAGCTGTGAAGAAAGAGCCTTATACTTTACGAGTTCCCAGATCCCAGCGTGGAGGAGAA ATAATAGAGCCACTAGTAAGCAAGCAGTGGTTTGTAACCATGCAGCCTTTAGCTGAAAAAGCCCTTCGTGCAGTTGAGAAAGGAGAACTAACCATTATGCCTGAAAGATTTGAGAAG ATTTACAATCACTGGCTATCAAATATTAAAGATTGGTGTATAAGCAGACAGCTTTGGTGGGGGCACCGTATACCAGTTTGGTATATTGTTGGAAAAGACTGTGAAGAGGAATATATAGTTGCTAGGAATGCTGATGAAGCTCTTGAGAAAGCTCGtgaaaattatggaaaaaatGTGGAAATATATCAGGATCCAGATGTTCTTGACACCTGGTTTTCAAG TGCGCTATGGCCTTTCAGTACTCTTGGGTGGCCAGATGTGTCTGCTGAAGACTTTAGGAAGTTTTATCCAACAACGATGCTTGAAACTGG GCATGACATATTGTTCTTTTGGGTGGCAAGAATGGTCATGATGGGAATTGAGTTCACAGGGACAGTTCCATTTTCATATGTTTATCTTCATGGCCTGATTCGAGACTCCCAA GGgagaaaaatgtcaaaaacatTAGGAAATGTGATAGATCCACTTGATACAATCAAGGAGTTTGGCACGGATGCCTTACGGTTCACTCTTGCTTTAGGAACTGCTGGTCAG GATCTCAATTTGTCAACTGAGAGATTGACCTCAAACAAGGCTTTCACCAATAAGTTATGGAATGCTGGCAAGTTTGTTTTGCAGAATTTGCCTAGTCAGAGTGATACATCTGCTTGGGAAACCATATTGTCTTATAAG TTTGACAATGAAGTGTCCCTGCATGGTGCACCCTTACCAGAATCTTGGGTG GTATCAAAACTTCATATGCTTGTAGATACTGTCACTGCAAGCTATGACAAATTTTTCTTTGGAGAGGTTGGAAGAGAAATATATGATTTCTTTTGGAGCGATTATGCTGATTG GTACATTGAGGCCAGTAAAGCTCGCCTATACCACTCTGGACATGATTCAGAGGCTTTACTAGCACAGGCAGTTCTATTGTATGTTTTTGAAAACATACTAAAATTGCTACATCCATTCATGCCATTTGTAACTGAGGAACTGTGGCAG GCACTTCCAAGCCGGAAAGAAGCCCTGATAGTATCATCTTGGCCCCAGAATTCTCTTCCAAGGATTTTGAACTCaataaaaagatttgaaaatctACAAGCACTG ACTAGAGCAATTCGGAATGCTCGAGCTGAATATTCTGTTGAGCCAGCAAAGCGTATATCTGCATCAATAGTTGCAAATGAAGATGTCATCCAGTATATATCT AAAGAGAAGGAGGTTTTAGCTCTCCTATGCAGACTGGATTTGCAAAATTTACATTTTGCTGAATCTCCACCGG AGGATGCAAATCAATCAGTCCACCTTGTTGCCAGTGAAGGACTGGAGGCATATCTACCCCTTGCTGATATGGTAGATATTTCTGCTGAAGTCCAGCGCCTTTCCAGACGCCTTTCAAAGATGCAATCGGAGTATGAAGGACTTGTAGCTCGCCTCAGTTCCTCCAAA TTCATAGAAAAAGCTCCTGAGGATGTTGTTCGTGGGGTTCAAGAAAAAGCAGCAGAAGCAGAAGAGAAAATAAACCTAACAAAGAACCGTTTGGAGTTTCTTCAGTCAACTGTCTTGGTAACAAAATAA